The following proteins come from a genomic window of Dehalococcoidia bacterium:
- a CDS encoding alpha-hydroxy acid oxidase, whose translation MTSAARKVAAPRVVCVEDLRLLARRRVPRAVFDYLDGGAEGEITLRENCRAFEDVTFRPRQAVTVSACDLRTRVLGLHLALPFLLAPVGYTRLMHPGGEVAAAREAGKAGTAYILSTISGHRLEDVKAGSSGPVLFQLYLMGGRAAAEAVIERARVAGFAGLVVTVDTPVSGIRERDYRNGMRELISGSLLEKIPFLPNVLSRPGWLVSFVLDGGLRALPNVVIPGKGPMPLLDVNAALASSAVAWADLRWIRDCWRGPVMVKGVLTGDDARRAVDEGAAAISVSNHGGRQLDGVPAALRALPEVVAAVNGQVDVLMDGGVRRGTDIVKAICLGARAVLCGRAYAYGLAAAGDAGVARAIEILQADLDRTLRLLGCPSVAALDRSYVNLPKSWSC comes from the coding sequence ATGACTAGCGCGGCTCGCAAAGTCGCGGCCCCACGGGTCGTCTGCGTCGAGGATCTCCGGTTGCTGGCGCGCCGCCGAGTGCCCCGGGCCGTGTTCGACTACCTGGACGGCGGCGCCGAAGGCGAGATCACGCTTCGCGAGAACTGCCGCGCCTTCGAGGACGTGACGTTCCGGCCGCGCCAGGCGGTGACGGTGTCGGCATGCGACCTGCGGACCCGCGTGCTCGGGCTCCACCTCGCGCTCCCCTTCTTGCTTGCGCCCGTCGGCTACACCCGTCTGATGCACCCGGGCGGCGAGGTCGCCGCGGCCAGGGAGGCCGGCAAGGCGGGCACCGCGTATATCCTCTCCACCATCTCGGGGCACAGGCTGGAAGACGTGAAGGCCGGGTCCTCCGGCCCCGTGTTGTTCCAGCTCTACCTCATGGGGGGTCGTGCCGCCGCCGAGGCCGTCATTGAGCGGGCGCGCGTCGCCGGGTTCGCCGGCCTAGTGGTCACCGTCGACACCCCGGTCTCGGGGATCCGCGAACGTGACTACCGCAACGGCATGCGGGAGCTCATCAGCGGGAGCCTGCTGGAGAAGATCCCCTTCCTGCCGAATGTGCTCTCCCGCCCGGGATGGCTCGTCAGCTTCGTGCTCGACGGGGGCCTCCGGGCGCTCCCGAACGTCGTGATTCCCGGCAAGGGGCCGATGCCCCTGCTCGACGTCAACGCCGCGCTCGCGAGCTCCGCGGTGGCCTGGGCCGACCTGCGCTGGATCCGCGACTGCTGGCGCGGGCCGGTCATGGTCAAGGGCGTGCTCACCGGGGACGACGCGCGCCGCGCCGTCGACGAAGGCGCGGCGGCGATCTCCGTCTCGAACCACGGCGGGCGGCAGCTCGACGGCGTGCCGGCCGCGTTGCGCGCCTTGCCGGAGGTGGTCGCTGCGGTCAACGGCCAGGTCGATGTCTTGATGGATGGCGGCGTGCGCCGGGGTACCGACATCGTCAAGGCGATCTGCCTCGGCGCGCGCGCCGTGCTCTGCGGCCGCGCCTACGCTTACGGCCTGGCCGCCGCCGGTGACGCCGGAGTCGCGCGCGCGATCGAGATCCTACAGGCCGACCTGGACCGCACGCTGAGGCTGCTCGGTTGTCCATCCGTCGCCGCGCTGGATCGTTCCTACGTGAACCTCCCGAAGAGCTGGTCGTGCTGA